The following coding sequences are from one Humulus lupulus chromosome X, drHumLupu1.1, whole genome shotgun sequence window:
- the LOC133805424 gene encoding pentatricopeptide repeat-containing protein At4g33170: MPPRNAIPIAAIISPIKNPSSHSLPSCCTLFSSLHFSSSSSPWFSVLRSATATANLSLGKCVHALIIRTGKDPDRFLTNNLITMYSKCGSLSYARHLFYRSPQRDLVTWNSILTAISRSAESKFENIQEGFNVFRNLRESFVSTSRLTLAPVLKLCLLSEYVWASEAVHGYAVKIGLEWDVFVSGALVNIYSKFGRIGAARALFDLMPDKDVVLWNVMLKVYLKMGLEKQVLYLFTEFHQSGLHPDDVTMRCVISSIKKLGFDKCSRYMEQVQAYSTKLSLYRDDSDVYLWNKTLSKYLEVGEKWLAINCFINMIRSKVKYDVVTLVVILTAVLGTNDLEFGKQIHGIAVKSGFDTKVSIANSLINMYSKLGSVYLAREVFKHMKELDLISWNSMISSCTQSGLEEESVNLFRDLLDAGVAPDQFTFASVFRACSSLKDGLSLARQVHVHAVKFGNTADRFVSTALIDVYSRTGKMEEAEVVLQKLVEFDLVSWNAMMFGYIIGNKSHKALELLSLMHRLGERADEITLATATKASSSLVALEQGKQIHCHVTKVGFDVDLCVSSGILYMYIKCGDMVSANTMFSDIATPDDVAWTTMISGCIENGEVDRALSIYHRMRLSGVQPDEYAFATLVKACSSITALEQGRHIHANVIKLDYASDPFVGTSLVDMYAKCGNIEDAYCLFKKMDVKDVALCNALLVGLAQHGDAKEALNLFKCMVSNQIEPDRVTFVGVLSACSLSGLISEACGYFSSMHKDYGIEPDVEHYAYLVDALARSGRVREAENIIPSMPFKASASVYRALLGACRVHGDIETGKRVAAQLLALEPHDSASYVLLSNMYAAASHWDGAIDARKQMKRKNVKKDPSFSWIIVKELREK; the protein is encoded by the coding sequence ATGCCCCCTAGAAATGCAATTCCAATAGCAGCCATTATTTCCCCCATTAAAAATCCATCTTCTCACTCTCTCCCCTCTTGTTGCACTCTATTCTCTTCTctccatttctcttcttcttcttcaccatgGTTCTCTGTTCTCCGCTCCGCCACTGCTACTGCCAACTTATCACTCGGCAAGTGTGTTCACGCTCTTATCATAAGAACTGGGAAAGATCCAGATCGTTTCCTGACCAACAATCTTATTACTATGTACTCTAAATGCGGGTCTCTCTCGTATGCTCGCCATTTGTTCTATAGAAGTCCCCAAAGAGACCTTGTTACTTGGAACTCCATTCTAACTGCCATATCCCGGTCTGCTGAATCCAAATTTGAGAATATTCAAGAGGGTTTTAATGTTTTTCGTAATCTTCGTGAGTCTTTTGTATCAACTAGTCGACTTACTTTGGCACCGGTACTTAAGCTTTGTTTGCTCTCAGAATATGTTTGGGCTTCTGAGGCTGTTCATGGTTATGCTGTTAAAATTGGACTTGAATGGGATGTGTTTGTTTCCGGTGCTCTTGTCAATATTTATTCAAAGTTTGGGAGAATTGGGGCGGCTCGTGCTTTGTTTGATCTGATGCCGGACAAAGATGTTGTGTTGTGGAATGTAATGCTCAAGGTATATTTGAAAATGGGTCTAGAGAAACAAGTACTTTATCTCTTCACTGAGTTTCATCAGAGTGGGTTACATCCTGATGATGTTACTATGCGTTGTGTTATTTCCAGTATTAAAAAACTTGGATTTGATAAATGCAGTAGGTACATGGAGCAGGTTCAAGCATACTCAACTAAATTATCTTTGTATAGGGATGATTCAGATGTGTATTTGTGGAACAAGACACTTTCTAAATATCTTGAAGTGGGTGAAAAATGGCTTGCTATTAATTGctttataaatatgattagatCAAAGGTGAAGTACGATGTTGTTACTTTAGTAGTTATCTTAACCGCAGTTTTGGGTACAAATGATCTAGAGTTTGGGAAACAAATTCATGGTATTGCTGTGAAATCAGGTTTTGATACTAAAGTTTCTATTGCAAATAGTCTAATCAATATGTATTCAAAGTTAGGTTCTGTTTATTTGGCCCGTGAAGTGTTCAAACATATGAAAGAGTTAGATTTAATTTCCTGGAACTCAATGATTTCCAGTTGTACTCAGAGTGGTTTAGAAGAGGAATCAGTGAACCTATTTAGAGATTTACTGGATGCTGGTGTAGCACCTGATCAATTTACTTTTGCAAGTGTTTTCAGGGCTTGCTCTTCACTTAAAGATGGGTTATCCCTTGCTAGACAGGTACATGTTCATGCAGTTAAATTCGGTAACACTGCTGATAGATTTGTTTCAACAGCCCTTATTGATGTGTATTCTAGAACTGGAAAGATGGAAGAGGCAGAGGTCGTTCTACAGAAACTAGTTGAATTTGACTTGGTTTCATGGAATGCCATGATGTTTGGGTACATCATTGGCAATAAGAGTCACAAAGCGTTGGAACTTTTGAGTCTCATGCATAGACTTGGAGAGAGGGCTGATGAGATTACTTTAGCAACTGCCACCAAAGCTTCCAGTTCCTTGGTAGCACTAGAACAGGGCAAGCAAATTCATTGTCATGTTACAAAAGTAGGGTTTGATGTAGATTTGTGTGTCAGTAGTGGAATTCTATACATGTATATAAAATGTGGAGACATGGTAAGTGCTAACACAATGTTCTCCGACATCGCCACCCCTGATGATGTTGCATGGACAACAATGATATCGGGATGCATTGAAAATGGTGAAGTGGATCGTGCTCTTTCGATATATCATCGGATGAGGCTCTCCGGCGTCCAACCTGATGAATATGCCTTTGCTACCTTAGTCAAAGCTTGCTCAAGCATAACAGCATTGGAACAAGGAAGACATATTCATGCAAATGTGATAAAGTTGGATTATGCCTCTGACCCTTTTGTTGGGACATCTCTAGTGGACATGTATGCCAAGTGCGGGAATATAGAAGATGCCTATTGCTTATTCAAAAAAATGGATGTTAAAGACGTTGCCTTGTGTAATGCTTTGTTGGTTGGCTTAGCTCAACATGGAGATGCCAAAGAAGCTCTAAACCTTTTCAAATGTATGGTTAGTAATCAAATTGAGCCTGATAGAGTTACATTTGTTGGGGTGCTTTCAGCTTGTAGCCTTTCTGGTTTAATTTCAGAAGCTTGTGGATATTTCTCTTCTATGCATAAAGATTATGGTATTGAGCCTGATGTTGAGCATTATGCTTATCTAGTTGATGCCCTTGCTCGATCTGGACGTGTAAGAGAGGCAGAAAATATAATCCCATCAATGCCTTTTAAAGCTTCGGCATCAGTGTATAGGGCTCTATTGGGCGCTTGTAGAGTTCATGGGGACATTGAAACTGGAAAACGAGTGGCGGCGCAGCTCTTGGCCTTGGAGCCACATGATTCAGCTTCGTATGTTCTTTTATCGAACATGTATGCCGCTGCAAGTCATTGGGATGGCGCGATCGATGCACGAAAACAGATGAAGAGAAAAAATGTGAAAAAGGATCCGAGTTTTAGTTGGATAATTGTGAAGGAACTTCGTGAAAAATAG
- the LOC133807055 gene encoding endoribonuclease Dicer homolog 3: protein MESPDQTQNQKIPNNDKDSLIGCDHALQLNSHGDGGPKPFNPRRYQLEVYEVAINKNTIAVMETGAGKTLIAVMLIHNIGQTIKSTQVKKIIIFLAPTVHLVNQQFEVIKSHTGFEVGEYYGGKGVDEWTEQVWQNEINQHDVLVMTPQVLLDALRRAFFSLESVGLMVIDECHRAIGNHPYTKIMKEFYHKCRRKPKIFGMTASPVVRKGVSSTTDCEGQLSELESILDSQIYTVEDKAEMEIFVPSAKETLKFYDPNRYPFLDLKAKIEALWLKSDASFSNWLESVQSNYKDMDDRIKTLRKRLSNDHGKISYCLDELGLVCAYEAAKVCLENFPNTQEDCKVHRESLMEYKSFLEEVLCAFEESFTHGCEDFMGPEFDYVKAVHLGYVSSKIQELIELFQSFGGAMELLCLIFVNRIIIAKVIERFVKKVACLSHFTVSYLTGSNTSSVDALAPKLQKETLDSFRSGKVNLLFATDVVEEGIHVPNCSYVIRFDLPKTVRSYVQSRGRARQLDSQFVMMLERGNAKQRDQLYEVIRSERSVIDTATNRDPNMCIVKPCASEVAPAYHVDATGASITADSSVSLIHRYCERLPGDKYFTPKPTFKCSYVGQRLFECRIMLPPNAAFKTLVGPVSKNSHLSKQLVCLEACKKLHQLGALDDHLLPSTEESSEKSVAVKSKEAASGAGTTKRKELHGTTCARALSGTWEEKHDAVFHAYRFVFACSNVGEFFSEFVLLIETKLDDDVGNFELELFLVSKTVKSSVSYCGQVNLDAEQMKKAKCFQELFFNGLFGKLFIGSKSSGTKRELLLHYDEKRLWNQFYSYLLLPLDSLNETSNESWRISWQEMDSCISVVELLKKNSLSGAQHCNGENGNVSPCKTEPLESISDNIVRFANGSVDTSNLEERVVLAIHTGKLYSIVDLESSTSAESPFEVNGDDVPSPFTSYTEYFNKKYGIVLKYPNQPLLRLKQSHNPHNLLVNFSDEGATGKTSKNGLSKPQMHAHMPPELLMTIDIPRSVIKSLYLIPSLMHRLESLMLASQLRKEIDFQLSDASSQISSSLILEALTTLRCCENFSMERLELLGDSVLKYVVGCHRFLKYPKKHEGQLTSRRSSIICNSNLHKLGTDHKLQGYIRDSAFDPRRWVAPGQHSLRPVPCKCGLDTLEVPLDRKFQTEDPKIVVGKSCDKGHRWMGSKTIADCVEALIGAYYVGGGLTAAIHMMKWFGIDAELEPSLVLEAISIASLRFYTPKGDEIATLESKIKYVFSTKGLLQEAITHASDQELNLDYCYQRLEFLGDSVLDLLTTRYLYETYTDIDPGELTDLRSACVSNENFAQAAVRRDLQPHLQHCSGLLQSQIAEYAKSFGEHNNSSKSFEGAKGPKALGDMFESIAGAVLIDTKLNIDEVWRIFEPLLSPIVTPDKLELPPLRELNELCDSLGHFIKENCTKKGEMVHAELTLQLKDVRLIGEGSDRSKKAAKGEAARQLLKKLETRGISYSWFSKKRKQGTENVDNLFSSNMNTDENGQTIDDEPAEAHNHKKLKTDGPIDFVKSNDEVMGNVADYSEKKGCSSNHDTPVISIKMNKGGPRMTLFELCKKQQWQMPEFKSRETKSRTPIELGEGSEKRTGFNSYVSDIVLYIPNSGDIGCTGDARADKKSSLDSAALVMLYELEQQGKLIIGNKS from the exons ATGGAGTCCCCAGACCAAACCCAGAACCAGAAAATTCCTAATAATGATAAAGACAGTCTTATTGGCTGTGATCATGCTCTGCAACTCAATTCCCATGGTGACGGTGGCCCTAAGCCCTTCAACCCTAGAAG GTATCAGTTAGAGGTGTACGAGGTTGCAATAAACAAAAACACCATAGCTGTAATGGAGACTGGTGCTGGGAAGACATTGATAGCAGTCATGCTCATCCACAACATTGGTCAAACTATAAAGTCAACACAAGTTAAAAAGATCATCATATTCTTGGCTCCCACTGTTCATCTTGTTAatcag CAATTTGAGGTTATTAAAAGTCATACTGGTTTTGAAGTGGGAGAGTACTATGGAGGCAAAGGGGTTGATGAGTGGACTGAACAAGTCTGGCAAAATGAAATAAACCAGCATGAT GTCCTGGTTATGACACCCCAGGTTCTTTTAGATGCATTAAGAAGGGCTTTCTTTAGCTTAGAATCAGTAGGTTTAATGGTTATCGACGAATGCCATCGAGCTATCGGTAACCATCCTTATACAAAAATAATGAAG GAATTTTATCACAAATGTAGGAGAAAGCCTAAGATTTTCGGAATGACAGCTTCGCCTGTTGTTAGAAAAG GTGTTTCTTCAACAACGGATTGTGAAGGTCAACTATCAGAACTCGAAAGCATTTTGGATTCCCAG ATTTATACTGTTGAAGACAAGGCAGAGATGGAAATATTTGTCCCCTCTGCAAAAGAGACTCTTAAATTTTACGATCCAAATCGGTATCCATTTTTAGATTTGAAAGCAAAGATAGAAGCCTTATGGTTGAAG TCTGATGCTTCATTTTCGAATTGGCTAGAATCGGTGCAAAGTAATTACAAGGACATGGATGATAGAATTAAGACTCTGCGTAAACGGTTGTCAAATGACCATGGAAAGATCTCATATTGCCTTGATGAACTTGGTCTCGTGTGTGCTTATGAG GCTGCGAAGGTATGTCTGGAAAACTTCCCCAATACCCAAGAAGATTGTAAAGTTCATCGAGAAAGTTTGATGGAGTACAAATCTTTTCTCGAGGAAGTGTTATGTGCATTCGAGGAATCATTTACACATG GCTGTGAAGATTTCATGGGTCCTGAGTTTGACTATGTAAAGGCTGTGCATTTGGGCTATGTTTCTTCAAAAATACAAGAGTTGATTGAACTTTTCCAATCTTTCGG AGGAGCTATGGAGTTACTTTGCCTAATCTTTGTTAATAGAATCATCATAGCTAAAGTAATCGAAAGATTTGTGAAGAAAGTCGCTTGTTTATCTCACTTTACAGTTTCATATTTGACTGGAAGTAATACATCATCAGTTGATGCCCTTGCACCGAAATTGCAAAAGGAGACTTTGGATTCGTTTCGCTCTGGAAAG GTCAATCTGTTATTTGCTACTGACGTAGTTGAGGAGGGAATTCATGTGCCGAACTGCTCCTACGTGATACGTTTTGACCTGCCTAAGACTGTCCGAAGCTATGTCCAATCAAGGGGACGAGCTCGACAACTCGACTCTCAGTTTGTCATGATGTTGGAGAG GGGAAATGCTAAGCAAAGGGACCAATTATATGAAGTCATCAGGAGCGAGCGCTCAGTGATAGATACTGCTACAAATAGAGATCCTAATATGTGCATTGTGAAGCCATGTGCTTCCGAGGTTGCGCCTGCATATCATGTGGATGCCACAGGAGCATCAATTACAGCAGACTCTAGTGTCAGTCTCATACATCGGTATTGTGAACGGCTCCCCGGTGATAA GTACTTCACCCCAAAGCCAACTTTTAAGTGCTCGTATGTTGGACAAAGGTTGTTTGAGTGTCGGATAATGTTACCTCCAAATGCGGCTTTTAAAACGCTAGTTGGTCCGGTAAGTAAAAACTCTCATTTATCTAAGCAGCTGGTTTGCTTGGAAGCCTGTAAAAAATTACATCAATTGGGCGCTCTAGATGATCATCTTCTTCCTTCCACCGAAGAATCTTCAGAAAAAAGTGTGGCTGTGAAAAGCAAAGAAGCCGCTTCTGGTGCTG GAACAACGAAAAGGAAGGAATTGCATGGAACGACTTGTGCTCGAGCATTATCTGGAACTTGGGAAGAAAAGCATGATGCTGTTTTTCATGCTTATAGGTTTGTCTTTGCCTGCAGTAATGTTGGCGAATTCTTTTCTGAATTTGTTCTTCTAATCGAGACGAAGCTTGATGATGACGTTGGAAATTTTGAGTTGGAACTCTTCTTGGTTTCAAAGACTGTTAAGTCTTCTGTTTCTTATTGTGGACAAGTAAATCTAGATGCAGAACAG ATGAAGAAAGCAAAATGCTTTCAGGAACTATTCTTTAATGGATTGTTCgggaagttatttattggatctAAATCAAGTGGAACGAAGAGAGAACTTTTACTCCATTACGATGAGAAAAGGTTATGGAACCAATTCTATTCATATTTGCTTCTTCCACTCGATTCATTAAATGAGACAAGTAATGAATCTTGGAGAATAAGTTGGCAAGAGATGGATTCTTGCATTTCCGTGGTAGAACTGCTGAAGAAGAACTCATTGTCAGGTGCCCAGCATTGTAATGGCGAGAATGGAAATGTGTCGCCATGCAAGACCGAGCCCTTGGAGAGTATAAGTGATAATATAGTTCGCTTTGCTAATGGTTCTGTTGATACATCCAATCTCGAAGAGAGAGTGGTATTGGCTATTCACACCGGAAAATTGTACTCTATTGTTGATTTGGAGAGTAGCACATCGGCTGAGAGCCCGTTCGAGGTTAATGGTGATGATGTTCCATCACCATTCACTTCCTATACTGAGTACTTTAACAAAAA GTATGGGATTGTTCTAAAGTATCCAAATCAACCTTTATTGCGGTTAAAGCAAAGTCATAATCCTCACAACCTACTGGTGAACTTCAGTGATGAAG GTGCTACTGGTAAGACATCAAAAAATGGCCTCTCTAAGCCACAAATGCATGCCCATATGCCACCAGAGCTTTTGATGACTATTGATATACCGAGAAGTGTTATAAAATCACTTTATCTAATACCGTCATTGATGCATCGATTGGAATCCCTAATGCTAGCCAGCCAACTTAGAAAAGAAATAGATTTTCAGCTCTCAGATGCTAGCTCTCAAATTTCAAGCTCATTG ATTCTCGAAGCTCTTACAACCCTTAGATGTTGTGAAAACTTTTCTATGGAGCGTTTGGAATTGCTCGGTGACTCAGTTTTAAAATATGTTGTTGGTTGCCACCGCTTTCTTAAATATCCCAAGAAACACGAAGGACAACTCACTTCTCGGCGGTCTTCAATTATTTGCAACTCGAATTTGCATAAATTGGGAACAGATCATAAATTGCAG GGTTATATACGCGATAGTGCATTTGATCCACGTCGTTGGGTCGCTCCAGGACAGCATTCATTACGCCCTGTTCCTTGTAAATGCGGATTGGATACTTTAGAAGTACCTCTCGATCGAAAATTCCAAACGGAAGATCCAAAAATCGTGGTTGGAAAGAGCTGTGACAAAGGTCATCGATGGATGGGCTCGAAAACTATAGCTGATTGTGTTGAAGCCCTCATAGGAGCCTATTATGTGGGTGGTGGACTGACTGCTGCAATTCATATGATGAAATGGTTCGGTATTGATGCTGAGCTTGAGCCGTCTTTAGTTTTAGAAGCAATTTCGATTGCATCTCTTCGGTTTTATACCCCAAAAGGAGATGAGATTGCAACCCTAGAGTCAAAAATCAAGTATGTATTTTCAACCAAAGGTCTTCTGCAGGAAGCAATAACACACGCATCTGATCAAGAACTCAATCTCGATTACTGTTACCAG AGGCTCGAGTTTCTTGGCGATTCGGTCTTGGACTTGCTTACAACAAGGTACCTTTATGAGACCTATACAGATATCGATCCAGGCGAGTTAACAGACTTGCGATCAGCATGTGTTAGCAATGAAAATTTTGCTCAAGCTGCTGTAAGACGAGACCTTCAACCGCACCTCCAACATTGCTCGGGGCTGCTTCAAAGTCAAATAGCAGAGTATGCGAAGTCTTTCGGTGAACATAACAATTCAAGTAAATCGTTTGAAGGAGCAAAAGGTCCCAAG GCTCTAGGGGACATGTTTGAAAGTATTGCAGGGGCAGTGCTAATTGATACCAAGCTTAATATTGATGAAGTTTGGAGAATATTTGAACCGCTATTGTCTCCAATTGTGACTCCGGATAAACTTGAATTGCCGCCTCTTCGTGAATTGAACGAATTATGCGATTCTCTTGGGCATTTTATCAAAGAAAATTGTACAAAGAAGGGCGAAATGGTGCATGCAGAGCTTACCTTGCAGCTTAAAGATGTTCGGTTGATCGGAGAGGGAAGTGACCGTAGCAAAAAAGCAGCAAAGGGAGAAGCAGCTCGTCAGTTGTTGAAAAAACTGGAG ACTAGAGGAATTTCATACTCATGGTTCTCCAAGAAGAGGAAGCAGGGTACCGAAAATGTAGACAATTTATTCTCCTCAAACATGAACACTGACGAAAACGGTCAGACAATAGACGACGAACCTGCAGAAGCACATAACCATAAAAAACTCAAGACAGATGGACCTATAGATTTTGTAAAATCAAATGATGAAGTTATGGGCAATGTCGCCGACTATTCTGAGAAAAAAGGCTGTTCTTCCAACCATGACACCCCAGTTATTTCAATCAAAATGAACAAAGGAGGACCTAGAATGACACTGTTTGAGCTTTGCAAGAAGCAACAATGGCAAATGCCCGAATTCAAATCGAGAGAAACTAAATCCAG aactcctatcgagctcggGGAAGGCTCGGAAAAAAGAACAGGCTTCAACAGTTATGTATCAGATATAGTTTTGTACATTCCCAACTCCGGTGACATTGGATGCACCGGAGATGCCAGGGCTGATAAGAAGAGCTCGCTCGACTCGGCTGCGTTGGTTATGCTTTACGAGCTTGAACAGCAAGGAAAACTCATCATTGGTAACAAGTCTTGA
- the LOC133803128 gene encoding uncharacterized protein LOC133803128: protein MAMGGGGGGVVEVIKSKGCSRLFVGISSPLNSFKGLQPVEPMSPASSSARSERVVLRSTGPFNGLVICVTGLSKEARKQVKEATERLGGQYSPNLHPQCTHLVVQISFSYQSKYFGGRKFEHASKHGSRNGLFVVTLGWFVDSVRKNVRLSETLYRIKSLGENKALDDWNRLTGFTGAENSCLPVGVRGTSQSETSEEHARFSGRASERNDDFTLSGHSMYVDLDISAELRNKVIEAASREGATFVDKWFAGCHASHVVCEGSSIRRYLGHSSNLVTPLWVLKTAKEKYEQRLVHMSTDLARQVNLMLEDFQNGIAKEASKTRSFPEDAPTFTSKPSFVERQHIANSAKIGVRNRRGRRMQTCQTPMRPITPTSLLDSICWSISEPTSTVSIYTDSFSAGDGSEQHTPQFFDAKGDGKDSETSFANLTRPLTESEKSEVIFKNNFLTILFPVDRFSEMGPSSRTFFSDEGFTCLQVLDHVHAFYQENMSVHETTVAIHTDSRHADRLRSIYSSKETAERGYVIFKRIDFLGSRRSFEMLKRVNGDNNSNVYELLIRA from the exons A TGGCTATGGGGGGTGGCGGTGGTGGTGTTGTTGAAGTGATTAAGAGCAAGGGTTGTTCTAGGCTGTTTGTTGGGATTTCTTCTCCATTGAATTCTTTCAAGGGTCTTCAACCAGTTGAGCCAATGTCCCCTGCTTCCTCCTCTGCTCGGTCCGAGCGAGTGGTTCTCAGATCAACCGGACCCTTTAATGGCCTTGTTATATGCGTCACTGGACTATCCAAAG AAGCAAGAAAACAAGTAAAGGAAGCAACTGAAAGATTAGGTGGCCAGTACAGTCCTAATTTGCATCCACAATGTACCCATTTGGTGGTTCAAATATCCTTTTCTTATCAAAGTAAATA TTTTGGTGGACGCAAGTTTGAGCATGCTTCGAAGCACGGATCAAGGAATGGTCTCTTTGTTGTTACACTTGGATGGTTTGTGGATAGCGTAAGGAAGAACG TTAGGCTCAGTGAAACGCTTTACAGGATCAAAAGCCTAGGAGAAAATAAGGCTTTGGATGACTGGAATCGGCTTACTGGCTTTACTGGTGCTGAGAACTCTTGCCTTCCTGTTGGAGTTCGTGGAACTTCACAATCTGAGACGAGCGAAGAACATGCACGGTTTTCTGGAAGAGCCTCAGAGAGAAATGATGACTTCACTCTATCTGGTCACTCTATGTATGTTGACTTGGATATTTCAGCCGAGCTTAGGAATAAG GTTATCGAGGCTGCTAGTAGAGAAGGTGCCACATTTGTAGATAAGTGGTTTGCTGGTTGCCATGCGAGTCATGTTGTGTGTGAAGGGTCTTCTATCCGGAGATATCTTGGCCACTCTAGCAATCTTGTTACT CCATTATGGGTTCTGAAAACAGCCAAGGAAAAGTATGAGCAAAGGCTTGTGCATATGTCAACTGATTTGGCCAGGCAGGTCAATCTAATGCTTGAAGATTTTCAGAATGGCATTGCAAAGGAG GCATCGAAAACGAGAAGTTTCCCTGAAGATGCTCCGACTTTTACAAGTAAACCAAGTTTTGTAGAAAGGCAACATATAGCAAATTCTGCTAAAATTGGAGTCAGAAATCGCCGTGGTCGTCGCATGCAG ACTTGTCAAACCCCAATGCGTCCAATAACTCCTACCAGCCTTCTTGATTCGATTTGCTGGTCAATATCTGAGCCAACTTCTACAGTTTCTATTTACACCGATTCTTTCAGCGCCGGAGATGGTAGTGAACAGCATACACCTCAATTCTTTGATGCAAAAGGAGATGGCAAAGATTCTGAAACTTCCTTCGCAAATTTGACGCGGCCGCTCACCGAAAG TGAGAAGTCTGAAGTGATATTcaaaaacaattttcttaccatttTGTTTCCCGTTGACCGATTTTCTGAGATGGGGCCGTCTTCAAGAACGTTTTTCAGTGATGAAGGCTTCACTTGTTTGCAGGTGCTGGATCatgtacatgcattttatcaG GAAAACATGTCGGTTCACGAAACAACGGTTGCAATCCACACAGACTCGAGGCATGCTGACCGCCTCCGATCAATCTACTCGAGTAAAGAAACAGCAGAGCGCGGTTATGTGATATTCAAACGCATTGACTTTTTAGGGAGTCGCAGAAGTTTCGAAATGTTGAAGCGTGTTAATGGAGACAATAACAGTAATGTTTACGAGCTTCTGATCAGAGCATGA